In Aphelocoma coerulescens isolate FSJ_1873_10779 chromosome 3, UR_Acoe_1.0, whole genome shotgun sequence, a single window of DNA contains:
- the LOC138107091 gene encoding uncharacterized protein, translated as MALLSLLFVLVQSLIQYPQPAGDGLDEATHRRMQEREELLDREMARLLQELEQGPLEQQDEGWGALLFGALQQWPFWALAGLLLLLGLWFSCRRSPEASETNSSGKDQSSCKILGEEKEKEKEEDSLDSKGDGETIDVTVEADDSGSGNEGEGSPVAANEGDDDDANERDEDVKLKKDSDVKSDDGHDAKKDEGWSDGNMPGDNTAEGNEEEPGNVTGGVEDLDEVNEGENKDVKVEPDKDAGKEDGDGNEEKTDDAYMKAGNSDDVNKGVYEVDGKEEKADVKVQGSSDASEQQSSDWIGQEDNSDGGKAIDHSGFAATEEKTTHLGNEETSAANRDEKQGDANANGEKNEDAKEGEQGNVAASEKEGSAGKGKGSRGGIEEEEDACDTGNKRGILLVDRIQCPVEDVEKGRSVAAELMESFTRVFIDSVSNSFYPVPQEAIGVGSAFEGWSPREQDGVYCVLVPLNPPPGHAFHLELNSAGQMAARTFCVRVELVCTCEREQLGEKLLCFLHHSQEELRRKQKPSLLETLCTGSYLDVEKTSHWFYQLVRCSWLHLPQSYSWHLVFQPCSRSCQFRLSKGKKSLVVKMLFGVRHGDSDIFAVSQPTEAQTGSSSIFVSSHPAEADSIASTAWPETYAVAEAKFFQHVARQVPCESLHLKCLQLFTCILRGTGFSSSTWKTVVMHVLTTVPLSQWRRREFARRLWDIMAYLRRCLQLKRLEHFVLGNQRLPAEISLPPAMRAVEPLNLFEHLAQDPAAHAEAMRAYGQLRFRLWMLLSGH; from the coding sequence ATGGCTTTGTTGTCATTGCTCTTCGTGCTCGtgcaaagcctgatccagtacccccagccagctggggatgggctggatgagGCCACGCACCGGCGAATGCAGGAGCGTGAGGAGCTGCTTGACCGCGAGATGgctcggctgctgcaggagctggagcaagggcccctggagcagcaggacgagggctggggagccctgctctttggtgccctgcagcagtggccattctgggctcttgctggactcctgctcctcttgggcCTGTGGTTTAGCTGCAGGAGGAGTCCTGAAGCCAGCGAAACcaacagcagcggcaaggaccagagctcctgcaagatcttgggagaggagaaggaaaaagaaaaggaagaagacagtTTGGATTCCAAGGGAGATGGAGAAACCATAGATGTGACTGTGGAGGCAGATGACAGCGGCAGCggaaatgaaggagaaggcagtcctgtggctgcaaacgaaGGAGACGATGATGATGCCAATGAACGAGATGAAGATGTGAAGTTGAAGAAAGACAGTGATGTTAAAAGTGATGATGGCCATGATGCAAAGAAAGATGAAGGCTGGAGTGATGGGAATATGCCAGGAGACAATACTGCCgaaggaaatgaagaagaacCTGGCAATGTTACTGGAGGTGTGGAAGACCTAGATGAagtaaatgaaggagaaaacaaggatgtgAAGGTGGAGCCAGACAAGGATGCTGGAAAGGAAGACggagatggaaatgaagaaaaaaccgaTGATGCGTATATGAAGGCAGGCAACAGTGATGATGTAAATAAAGGAGTATACGAGGtagatggaaaggaagaaaaagcagatgtgaAGGTGCAGGGAAGCAGTGATGCCAGTGAACAACAAAGCAGTGATTGGATTGGGCAGGAAGACAACAGTGATGGTGGGAAGGCAATAGACCACAGTGGGTTTGctgcaactgaagaaaaaaccacTCACCTTGGAAATGAAGAGACCAGTGCTGCAAACAGAGATGAGAAGCAGGGTGATGCAAATGCGAATGGAGAGAAGAATGAAGATGCAAAAGAAGGAGAACAAGGTAATGTGGctgccagtgaaaaagaaggcagtgctggcaagggcaaaggcagccgtggtggaattgaagaggaagaagacgCCTGTGACACTGGGAATAAGCGAGGGATCCTTTTAGTGGATCGCATACAGTGTCCCGTCGAGGACGTGGAGAAAGGTCGCTCAGTGGCAGCTGAGCTGATGGAGAGCTTCACGCGTGTCTTTATTGACAGCGTGAGCAATAGTTTCTACCCGGTGCCTCAAGAAGCCAtcggggtgggcagtgcctttgAGGGTTGGAGTCCCCGTGAGCAGGATGGGGTGTACTGCGTGCTGGTCCCACTGAATCCCCCACCGGGACACGccttccacctggagctgaacagtgcagggcagatggcagcaaggaccttctgcgtccgtgtggagctggtgtgcacgtgcgagagggagcagctgggcgagaagctgttgtgcttcctgcaccactcgcaggaggagctgcggcggaagcagaagcccagcctCCTAGAGACACTCTGCACCGGCTCCTACCTGGACGTGGAGAAAACCTCCCACTGGTTCTACCAGCTGGTGAGATGCTCgtggctgcatttgcctcagtCGTACTCATGGCACTTggtgtttcagccctgcagccggTCCTGCCAATTCCGGCTGAGCAAAGGCAAGAAGAGCCTGGTGGTGAAGATGTTGTTTGGGGTGCGCCACGGGGACTCCGACATCTTTGCGGTcagccagcccacagaggcCCAGACAGGCAGCTCCAGCATCTTTGTGAGCAGCCATCCCGCCGAGGCCGACTCCATCGCAAGCACAGCGTGGCCTGAGACAtacgctgtggcagaggcaaaaTTCTTCCAGCACGTCGCCAGGCAGGTGCCATGTGAGAGCTTGCACCTGAaatgcctgcagctcttcacctgCATCCTGAGGGGCACAGGTTTTTCCAGCTCGACCTGGAAGACTGTGGTCATGCACGTGCTGACCACCGTACCGCTGTCCCAGTGGCGCAGGAGGGAATTTGCACGGCGGCTGTGGGACATCATGGCATACCTGCGCCGCTGCCTGCAGTTGAAACGCCTGGAGCACTTTGTCCTAGGCAACCAGAGGCTTCCTGCAGAGATCAGCTTGCCGCCGGCAATGCGAGCGGTCGAGCCGCTCAACCTCTTTGAGCACCTGGCCCAAGATCCGGCCGCCCACGCAGAGGCGATGCGAGCTTACGGTCAGCTGCGATTTCGCCTCTGGATGCTGCTCTCCGGCCACTGA